The sequence CTTTATAGTATTTACCCATACCAATAGGCCAGTTCATTGGAGCACATTTAATTTTAAGAATGTCTTCAACTTCATCAAGAAGCTCTAGAGGATCACGAGTATCTCTATCAAACTTATTCATAAAAGTAACAATAGGAGTATCTCTAAGACGACAAACATTCATTAATTTAATAGTTCTATCCTCAACACCTTTAACAGCATCAACAACCATCAATGCAGAGTCAACCGCTGTAAGCGTACGATACGTATCTTCTGAAAAGTCTTCATGTCCTGGAGTATCAAGTAAGTTAACTACTCGATCATTATATGGAAACTGCATCACGGAGGTAGTTATCGAGATACCTCTTTGTTTCTCCATTTCCATCCAATCTGATGTTGCATGGACACCACTTTTTTTTGCCTTTACGGTTCCTGCTGTTTTAATAGCGTTTCCAAAAAGTAGCATTTTCTCTGTAATAGTTGTTTTACCAGCATCTGGATGCGAAATAATCGCAAAAGTCCTACGCTTTGCAATTTCCTTTAAATATTCACTCATAATGATTCTTACTTTTTATAACTTGATATAATAATTTAATTAAAGAAGTTTACTAAAAATATTTCATTTTAAAAACTAAAATGATTATCTAATATTTGATATATTTGTTTCTCGATACTTACTATAGATTGAGAAGCATCAATTTCTACTGCTTGATCTGAAGCCTTAACAAGCTCTTTATAAACACCCCTCGTTCTATTAAAAAACTCAAGGCCAGCCTGCTCTATTCTATCAGGGTCTCCTACTTTTTTTGCACGCTGTAACCCCATAATAGGATCAATATCAAGATATATAATTAGATCAGGCTCACAATCCTTAAGAAAATTATCATTTAAGGCCCTGACTTTTTTTAGATCAATGCCTCTACCACCACCTTGATAAGCCATACTTGACCAATAAAATCTATCTGAAACGACATTCAAACCATCGCTTAAAGATGGCTTTATTAGACTATGTACATGTTGTAGTCTACTTGCATACATTAAAAGTAGTTCAGTATCACAATGTACCATTTCATCTGTATAATTTTTTAAAGCTAGATTCCTGATATCTTCAGCTATTTTTGTCCCACCAGGCTCTCGAGTATAAACAGCAGGTAAGTTCTTTTGTTGTAAATATTTTCTTATGAAGTCAATAGCTGTACTTTTACCAGCACCATCAAGACCCTCTATAACAATAAACTTACTTTGCACTTTTTACACCTTTTTTAGAC is a genomic window of Francisella sp. LA112445 containing:
- the tmk gene encoding dTMP kinase, with amino-acid sequence MQSKFIVIEGLDGAGKSTAIDFIRKYLQQKNLPAVYTREPGGTKIAEDIRNLALKNYTDEMVHCDTELLLMYASRLQHVHSLIKPSLSDGLNVVSDRFYWSSMAYQGGGRGIDLKKVRALNDNFLKDCEPDLIIYLDIDPIMGLQRAKKVGDPDRIEQAGLEFFNRTRGVYKELVKASDQAVEIDASQSIVSIEKQIYQILDNHFSF